One Cucumis sativus cultivar 9930 chromosome 1, Cucumber_9930_V3, whole genome shotgun sequence DNA segment encodes these proteins:
- the LOC116402957 gene encoding DNA topoisomerase 2-binding protein 1-like, with amino-acid sequence MHQDKLEIIVPSLAHKCIRCEQTQSISCTISGMACATPPLVVILQIEKLVEWALTFQRKPIVSFSCYTQCWIEHRVVPQEGYRVLPFSGLNISVSGIPAGECKEMAKLICKMVKIFCDLTRKCTHLICDAPEGDKYKVAQTWGRINIVTRKWFDQSIARKGCLNEDLYPVGSLSGTSNKLTRVCLTAHNSQEKVIVNSDVPSSFLADSKFTAVAGPWFSDVDVEVTLSQSTPMFSDASHFINEVDVEVPVAMGRNEENTVNCLANDFQSEENDLYLSACRIKVVGFEASEMQKVVNMILRGGGSRYMLFNDKLTHIIVGDPSEMEKKEVRDIATSGVVHVVRSNWLEDCDRQKKEIPILGRHMAYDEIIPKASSKMSTIVMDRNKVPNVHPIVPSNVSEGNIHVSIGKTSIAVERIEEKSEWRQENEIIPEKPIMCSKWYKQESRKDGA; translated from the exons ATGCACCAAGACAAACTCGAGATCATAGTGCCATCGCTTGCACACAAGTGCATCAGATGTG AACAAACTCAGAGTATATCTTGCACCATTTCTGGTATGGCATGCGCTACTCCTCCTTTGGTCGTCATTTTACAAATTGAGAAACTTGTGGAG TGGGCACTAAcatttcaaagaaaaccaattgTGTCATTTTCTTGTTACACACAATGCTGGATTGAACATCGTGTTGTGCCTCAGGAGGGATATCGGGTCCTTCCATTTTCTGGACTGAATATTTCGGTATCTGGAATTCCTGCAG GTGAGTGCAAGGAGATGGCAAAGCTTATCTGCAAAATGGTGAAGATATTCTGCGATCTCACAAGAAAGTGTACACATTTGATATGTGAT GCTCCTGAAGGTGACAAGTACAAGGTTGCACAAACGTGGGGCCGTATCAATATTGTTACTCGGAAATGGTTTGATCAGTCCATAGCCAGAAAAG GATGTCTTAATGAGGATTTGTACCCTGTTGGTAGCCTTTCTGGaacttcaaataaattgaCAAGGGTTTGCTTGACTGCTCACAATAGCCAAGAAAAGGTTATTGTGAACTCAGATGTACCGTCCTCATTTCTTGCCGATTCAAAATTCACAGCAGTTGCTGGTCCTTGGTTTTCAGACGTGGATGTTGAAGTTACTCTTTCACAGAGCACGCCTATGTTTTCAGATGCTtctcattttataaatgaGGTTGATGTTGAAGTGCCAGTGGCGATGGGAAGGAATGAAGAAAACACTGTTAATTGCCTTGCAAATGACTTTCAGTCTGAAGAAAACGACCTATATTTGTCAGCATGTAGAATAAAAGTTGTTGGGTTTGAAGCTTCTGAGATGCAGAAGGTTGTAAATATGATTCTCAGAGGTGGAGGCTCCCGATACATGTTGTTCAATGACAAATTAACACACATAATAGTTGGAGATCCGTCAGAAAT GGAGAAAAAGGAGGTTAGAGATATTGCCACTTCGGGAGTCGTTCATGTGGTTAGATCCAACTGGCTTGAAGATTGTGATCGTCAGAAGAAGGAGATCCCTATTCTTGGTAGACACATGGCATATGATGAAATTATTCCTAAAG CATCTAGTAAAATGAGCACCATTGTTATGGATCGGAATAAAGTTCCAAATGTTCACCCAATCGTGCCATCAAATGTGTCAGAAGGAAATATTCATGTTAGCATTGGAAAAACGTCAATAGCAGtggaaagaattgaagaaaaaagtgaatggagacaggaaaatgaaattatcccAGAAAAGCCAATAATGTGTAGCAAATGGTACAAACAAGAGTCAAGAAAAGATGGGGCGTGA
- the LOC116401782 gene encoding protein ENHANCED DOWNY MILDEW 2-like — translation MRSFHATEEDGDCFSLGLSKEEVDAIETFICKNCEYKQHQCYACGNLGSSDQSSGAEVFQCVNATCGYFHHPKCIQDCFIWENKVAAGDLEKKIASGESFSCPVHKCSVCALAKIRKYGNYSVLFVDGVQNHTTGNAYQGKSLLKVLRMVKPRPGHGKELLPNRILIYCLDHEIDEEIETPARDHIKFLVLKRVGFPFRKGNFLSVIQDEGRR, via the exons ATGAGGTCCTTTCATGCAACTGAAGAGGATGGTGATTGTTTCTCGCTCGGTCTCTCTAAAGAAGAAGTAGAT GCAATTGAAACCTTTATTTGCAAGAATTGCGAGTACAAACAGCACCAGTGCTATGCTTGCGGGAATTTAGGTTCATCTGATCAGTCTTCTGGTGCTGAG GTCTTCCAATGCGTAAATGCAACTTGTGGTTATTTTCATCATCCTAAATGTATTCAAGATTGCTTCATCTGGGAGAATAAAGTTGCCGCTGGAGACCTTGAGAAGAAGATTGCATCTGGAGAATCTTTCTCATGCCCTGTGCATAAGTGCTCTGTTTGTGCGCTCgcgaaaataagaaaatatgggAACTACAGTGTGCTGTTTGTCGACGGTGTCCAAAATCATACCACAGGAAATGCTTACCAAG gaaaatcacttttgaaGGTTCTGAGGATGGTGAAACCCCGACCAGGGCATGGGAAAGAGCTATTACCTAATCGCATTTTGATATATTGCTT GGACCACGAgattgatgaagaaattgagaCTCCTGCTAGAGACCATATAAAATTCCTGGTCTTGAAGAGAGTAGGCTTCCCATTCAGAAAAGGAAACTTcctatcagtgatacaagaCGAGGGAAGACGATAG